GGACAGGCCTTTTCAAGCACAATAAGCTTACAGTCGCTGTCAAGTTGATAGTTGTGCTGTCAGTTTATATTGTAGCCCAGCAAACAACTCCAGCATCTCAGAGCACATAATAATCCATATGTATTTTCTCCCAGGTGGGCCGGgctcagctgagctcagggcatCTGAAGCAGCGAGGTTGGCCTGAGCAGCTGGGCTTTtggctggcgggggtgggggtggggagtggagggggcacTCCCTGACAGTGGcagcccaggtgtgtggacaCGCTTCCAGCCCCAGCTGGCTCTACCTTTCTCTGCACTCAATACGAGTCATTTCACAGAGCCCGAAATTGAGAATCAGGAAAACATTAAACTATCACAAAAGTCTGTTTTACTACATTCCAatttttatttgggaaaaaaaaatccacgaaGGGAACAAGGGTGTAGCTCCTTAGAGGGAAGCAcaagctgccccccccccccgccctttcaGTCAGCACAAGACGCAGCTCCGAGTTTCTAGTCTTCCCTTTGGGGCTGGCCGACGTCTGTCCCACGGGGAATTCCCAGGAATTTCAGTTTTCTCTTTCCAAGTGCAGTTTCTCCCACCGAATGCCTATTGATTGTAATGTTGGTTGTAATGTCCTCCTCacttctgattattttttttaatttttaaaaattttttattgaatcaccatgagaagagttacattcaggcttaagtctcagtcatacagtgatcagacacccatcccttcaccagtgcacatgttccatcaccaagaaccccagtatactcccctctcaccccccaccctgcctgtgtggctgatgatttactctttatactttgattacattcaatatttcaacagaaaactcactattattatttggaattttcccccaacaatcagacctgccaaaaaggcatcatttgataatttgttttccattgctgagaatgaagagcatatgaggtcatggccgtgtagttttggatttctggtattttaataattaagtccagagaaatttttgccagaagttacatcattgcaagctcatacctttgtttagtgggccttatatgATGTCGGTTGCCACGccgccggggaaaggaaaggccgagagagaaaaacctttctcctcctggggcggcatggggccatagcttagttcacagtctagagacatttctgcaagaagccgctgggtgctgaaagtagttagttggcctctgggatcatgagcGTTCAGGAACTGAGGAGCCGGTTCGTGTGTGGCCgctcggggtcacatctgggtggagatCGTGATTCTTTACAGTATGTTTCAGCATCTTTGAGGTGTGCCTGCCCCTTACTTGTCTCATTCTGAAGACAATTTACCCAAAAGGATtgagagggtggggggtgaggtgaACAGATTTCACAGGCCAGGGGACTGGGAGGGCGGAGACTCAGGAGTCCACTGGCAGGAGCCCTTGACCCTCAGAAGGATTTAGTCTCCAGGACGGAGCTTTTGGACTtcatctgtactcagggctctgtgaaGCCCTGTAAGCAGGGAGCATTAATGAACCCCAAAGTGAAGATCTTTTACTCCTGGTCCTTGGCTTTCTGCTAATGCTGAGGCAGCAGAAACGCCCTGGTGTTGAGACCTCAGGGCCATGATGTGCCCACAATGTGCTCTGGGTGGCGGCAGCTCCCAGGGCAGACCCAGCTCGCTCTGTGTCTGGGACCACTTTCTCCccaacgcccccccacccccttagcCTGCGAGCAACTAGCCATGATCTGGGATCTGTCGCGTGGGCCAAGAACtgatctgtaaaaaactaaggcttgccgaggggcgagtacactcgcgggctctctgggcggctctgtctcaccgcccgcgtttggtgctctggaaccgaggtgtgtggactggatcgggatggctgaaggaaggaaaggcgaaggaagaacgaggaccaagctggttgctgattagttactgtttattcaatcttccatctttctcatctcccgctctcccagctccggcctctctctggatctactgccgcttctttctggcttctctcatctctccttctacttgtctctcccaccttgccttctaggctacacccagccaggtagcaaaatcaacataagaaagcccttcctgggggcagggcattccaaagcccttcctgactcttaaggttttattcttttccttagtccaaacttATTCACATatgaatgctagttatttttgtatggacatagcaagggatacattgaggcttgcaaggcagctctcctgggaacatcttgccacaggctcagaccacagcactcaggccagattaatcattcctcactctagcagggtccaaatctagttatcactgtttggatcatgacagcatttgtccatgatcaagctcttaacttatagttaagcattaggcactttggccaggcccatctcgatgccagggtagcacacaactcaccgcttgccctgggtccttctcgtcccacaggaataaacctaaactacctgaggctatgttatcctacactgatcTGATTATCTGGCTGCAAAacgattttcttttctttttattattaaaaatggatatctatggggctggagaaatagtacagggggtagggcacttgccttgaacatggctggcccaggtttgatccctggtatccaacatggtctcccgagcacctccaggagcaattcctgagtgccaggccaggagttatccctgagcatcaccaggtgtggcccacaaaaaaaataataaaacaaagcaaaaaacagatagtggctggagtgacagtatcaCAGGCACGCAGCCAGCGTGGGCTCGATCCCGAATATCAtcacctgagctctgccaggagtagttcctgggcgaagagtccagagtaagcctgagcacagccgtgatcagcccccaaataaacaaatataaagtatattatcTCATTCCCCTCTGCTAAAACTTTTCtggcttctccctccctcccctctttgcTGGGCAGAGGATGCTGGGTTTGAGGGCTATGCTcagtgtgttcagggcttactcctagttctgagttcagggatcactcctggtggtgtttagggagtCCTATGCTGCACCAGGGGTTGACCCCGGGGCTGCTGCGTGCATGGCTGGtgtactacctgctgtgctgtctctccagcctctctaatTCTTGGCCCAGATGCCAACTTGTCGTGCATGTGGGCCAGTCCCACACGCGTCTCCCTGTGAGTGCAGGCGAGTTACCTAATAGCTGCTTCACACCACGTGGATGCGACAGGGAAAGAACTGAGACTGGGGGCAAAAGGAAAGTTTGGAGTCACCCCAAACAAGAGGATCTCACAAGAAGTGGAGACTCCAGTGCTCCCACGGAACTTCACTTTCCTCTGGGACTCTGCACTGCCCATGTCCTCGGGGAAGAGGAGCTTTGAAATGGTTTGTCATCTGTGCATGCACCTCCCTGAACATTTCTGTCATGCACATGGAGAAGGGtcagtggcacacacacacacacacacacacacacacacacacacacacacacacacactcacatgctcttCGCTTCCTTGTCATGTTGAcccgcccctccccagggagACAGACTGATTCTGTTTTCCTGTAGATTGCACCATTGGTCCAGCAGTGGCTGAAATGGCTTTAATTCAAGCCAACTGGAGGTTTTGTGAGCCAAGCCCTGATTTCCCATGCTACAAGTAAAACTGACTAAGTATTTTTCTCATCGGTGATCACCTTCAATGCGATTAGGATATCTGACAGCCACGTTCTTGTATGGTTTCAGGAGCACCTCGAGTTTTCTCTTGGGGTGGaggatggtggaagggatgctcTGACTACCCACGGCCCTCCTGCAGCTCGGCACACTTTTACATCCTCTTAATTAGCTTATAGAGAGATTTTCTTCAAGGCATGCACCCATGTAATAAAGGTCCTTGTTGCCATATTTAGAAGACTATGTCCAACATAAATTCCACTCCCAAATCTCTTTCCCGTAATGAGCCTCCGTCGACATAATGAGCTCCTTGGAAGGAAGGCATTGTGTGAATTAAAAATACTAATGAGTCATAATGATAACGAATTATTTTCCTTATTACTGGGAACGGGACTAACCTTgggcattttccagtagctgaaGGTGCCTTCCCAGTACCCAGGCCTGCTCTCTCCTGGGACCCTGCACCCAAAatatcccccctttttttcttctcatcaaaactctgaatccCTTTTCTGTCCCTGACCTTCTCTAAGCAGTCTTGGAAGAAGGAGGTCACCGAGCTGGTTCATACTAAGGTGACTCCGTACTGTGGAGTGGCCAAGAGTCCCTCATTTCTATGCAGCTCTGCCTGTATGTTTCCAGGACAATTCTTTGGTGGggattggctgtgctcagagcttactcctagctctgtgttcagggaccattcctgggcTCAGGaaatatgatgccagggattcaaagtagggtcagccacatgcaaggcaccttCTGCACTATCCCTCACGAGCCTCTGcagatattcttatttattttatttttgctttttgggtcacacccagcaatgctcaggggcttctcctggctctgcactcaggatttactcctggaggtgcttgcgggaccatatgagatgctggagattgaacccgggtcagccggcaaatgcccacctgctgtactatcattccagtcctgttCTTATTTTAACAGGGCCTGGAAGGGCCTGGAAGATCGCTCAAAGGGCTcaaatgtgtgtttgcatgtaggagttctgggctcagtccctggacCTGCATaatcctctgagctctgccgggaGCCAGGAGCACCTCgagttttcttttggggtggaggatggtggaagggatactctgACTACCCACGGCCCTCTTGTAGAACCCCAAGCTCTGACTTGGGGTTCgcccctgaacaacactgggtgtggccaaaataaataaaggcagttGATGGCCTAGGGGAGGACATGGTGGCAAAGCACCTGCCTTATGAGTGTGaggcctcaagtttgatcccaggtgaTGCCCATATGTGCCAACTTCGAACTTGGTGGCTCTGCGATCTGGCACCCTTGGGGCCAAGACAGACTATGCCAGTCAGAGTCAGCAGCAGATTGTGTGACCCCTGCAAGCACCCAGCAGCAACTGTGTGCATGGTGGTCAGGAGAGCGACCCCCAGAGTGTGGAGATGACTGCAACGAAAGGAGTGAATCGCGTGGGGAACGTGTGCACGCACCCCAACCACGTCAGACCCTGGCATGTGCGCCGCGGCCTGGACACAAGAGCAGtgaaaggggaggaaagaagCGAAGGTCACTGGGTAATTCCCTGGGGAGCGTGGTGCCTGGGGAGCTGCGCTCTGAGTGGACACGCGCATTCTCGGGGGCCATTCCCAGGTGCACTTGAGCCCACTGAGGAAGGGGCTGATTGGCGGGGCGAAGGCGGTGGGGCTGGACAAGAGTGCCCAGAAAACCAGGTGACTGTGTCTGTCTCTGGACCCGCAGCTGCCCctgcaggcagtgctcggggagatCCACTACTCCCTGGTACTCAGGCCTGTCCTGCACGCGGCTCCTGTGCCACTGTCCGGAGTGGGTCCAGCTGGCAGCTCAGCCCTGGTGTCGCCCCAGCAGGCGAGGCACGTGCGGCCACTTGGGCGATCACTCACATGCTGGTTTTGTTTCAGAGCTTTGTGTTCGTTTCTGGGCCACTCACCTGCAGGGCCAACACCCACTGCACAATCACAGCCCAggctgcttctttttcttttttaatgggcgctccccaccccaccccgagggACAGGGCACCTCGCACCTCTCAGGCTCAGGAGCCTTTTGCTCAGCAGTGCTGGTGGCTCAGGGCAGGAGCGGGCCTGGGCCTTGCCCTCTGTTAGAGCAGGGTGGGTGCGGGGCAGGATCCAGGCGCTGAGTCTCCCCAGGTGATGGTCACTTGCAGACTCACCCCGGACTCAGTGTTGGCCTGAGGACTCAGGGGAGACTCGCCTTTTGCCGGGGGCGGGTGGGtagcatgcctggcagtgcttgggggtccttcCAGggttgctcaggggctgttcctggccctGCTTGAGTGACCCGGGAGTTGCTCGAGAGACCACGTGTGTTGctgaggattcaaacccgggctGTGGCTGTTACagccacctgcagggcaagtgctttacttcctGTACTCTATGTCTGGCCGGAAGGATGTGTGTGGCTTTTAGACAGAGAAGTCTTTGCTGCAACCTACCCTGAGGGTGTTTTCTCAAACACCTTCAACCCGTGTGTGCCCCGCATGAGGCTGGGGTCTTCCTGCTGGCGATTCTTTGTCGCCTACACTGACACAGGGGGCGAGGCCTAGGGGATGAAGGGAAGCAAAGTGTCCCtgagagggaggagaggctgTGTTCGTGCCGACCAGGCGAGAGGGCGGCCAGCCTGCTGTGTGGAGCCTGCGTCCAGCTTTCATTCCAGGGACTCAAAGGAGTTATTTATGACAATCCGTCACGCCAGGCCCATGGGCAGAGCACATTTGGCAGAAGTCCTTTCTACTTCTCGCAAATTAAATCCCAGAGAaagccaccagcagtgaatacaaagacagccttcaAGGGCTCTGATGGGACGGGAAAATCCATTAGCGACCAAGAGGCGGCGGGGATCAGGGGGCCAGGGACAGCCCAGCATGCTCCTGGACGGAAGTCGAGACTTGGGTTTCTGCAGTGCGACAGCCCAGGAACCAAGTGACAATGCCCGGTCTCTGGTGCTCTCTGCCCCACACATGCACTCGTTACCCTGAGTCCTCCTACCCATGAGGTGGGCATCCAGCTCATCCCCTTTTCTGTCAGGAATTGAGGCCAAAAAGACCACACGTGAGCCCCTGCCCAGTGCCTGGTTGCCATAGCACCTCTGTGGGCGagggcagagcccagagccctgccTCGGGTCCCCGTACCACGCACACTCTCACTGatgcgcccctcccccacgctcAACACATGGTGGCACATGACCGTTATTTCAGAACACATAATGACAGTGCTGTGCATGCAAAAATATTCCCACCActcagatacattttttttttcttaaaaagcaaatgcaccaggggctggagtgatagcacagcgggtagggcgtttgccttgcacgcggccgacccgggttcgaatcccagcatcccatatggtcccctgagcactgccaggagcaattcctgagtgcagagccaggagtaacccctgtgcattgccaggtgtgacccaaaaagcaaaaaaaaaaaaaaaagcaaatgcacCAGAATATCATCCTGGCAGAGATTTTCTCTAAATCGTGACATCTCCTTCCTTACACCAGTGGGATTCCGTGTTCCTGCTCTTACATCAGGAGAATCAGCTCTCTCGAGGTCTTCCTCTTCCTGTAAATGATATTGTGTGGCTGTGGGAGCCACGTGATATTAGGTGCTCACTGTTAAGTGATCCAAATCCTAACCAGAAGTGCACAGAAAGACGAGTGCGCCTTGCCCCCCGTGGCGGAGCTAGCTGTGCCGCCCCCTTTCTGCCCTCTCCCTGCGCAGATGAGATGGAGTGGACCCGCCGAGGATCCCACTTCTAGCCCCTCCCCTGCGCTGTGAGCTCACATTTGAGTCTGTGGGTCGGGTTTCCCTTCTCTGACACGGGGacaattatttttctcttgcttttgtcTGTTCTGATCCAGGGGAGGGAAATAAGGGTGAGCCACTTGGAGCTGGGTAAGCTCCTGGGCCAGGAGGGGGCTCCCGGGGTGCAGGATGCCCCCTCCAGCTCTCCTGGGGTGTCCTGTGCCCCTCAGGTATCTACATCCTCACCGTCGCCCTGATCCCCGTGCTGGAGAAGGCGCAGGACCCCAGAGTGGTGAGTGGCTGAGCTGTTCTGCCCTGCAGGGAGCCGGTGGTCGCTGTGTTTTCCTCACCGTGCTTGGTGTCCGTGTTGCCCATGGGCACAGGGCACACAGCAGCCTCCCCCATGACTCACTCTTGGTACAGTGCTCCGAAGCCAGGTATTGGTTTGCTTCTGGTCCAGCATGGAGCACACGGAAAGGGGGCCCAGGTGGAGGTGAGGAGGCAGGAGGAGCTCCTGACATTGGGACTGGCTTCCAGAATGTTCCTTCTGGCAGGAAACAGCTTCTCGGGCATCCTCCTgcacccctcgcccctcccccaggtgtgcccaccctttccctgctcctgccctcctcctcatGACTGGGTGGCTGCCCTGTGTCCAGCCCACAGTGCCCAGGGAGGAGGCCAGGGTGGGGCTGGTCACTTCCTGGGGAACATGCCCTGACATGGGCAGGTCAAAGTGACAgagacctgggctggagcaatagcacagtgggtagggcgtttgctttgcatgtggctgacccgggtttgattcccagcatcccatatggtcccccgagcacccccaggagtaattcctgagtgcagagccaggagtaatccctgagcatcgctgggtgtgacccaaaaagcaaaaacaaaacaaaacaaaacaaaatggcagAGACCCCAGGAGCCAGATTCCGTTTCCCAAGGGGGGACCACAGTGTTTAGGGCTCCTCGTTCTGGTGTCCACGGCTCCTTCCTGGACCCCGGGGCCATGTCACCTCACAAGGCGCGTCCCGAAGAGTCCTGATGTGGGAAGAGGAGCGGACTGCCCAGTCCGGCACCGTGCAGCCCCCTGAGTCCCGAGAGAAGGCAAAGGTTGGGCGCCTTGGCCACAGACCAGGGAGCACCAGCTGAAGGAAACGGGGAGAAACTGCACCCGTCCAACCCTCCAGATCGAACATGGCCCCACGGACCGTAAAGCcacccccatggtgctcagggctctctcctggggggggggggcttccctccccctcccccgctgaccagctctggccccagctctgaTTTCCATCCATCACAGACTGTCCCCGACATAGGCTCCAGAAGGCGGCGTCTGAGCGCTGCACGCCACAGGCTATGATCAGTTCTGGGAAGCCCTGGGGTGACTGGGAGGAGGAGTGGGTGGTGGACATGTGTGGGCTCACAGCTCCCATGTGCCCGCGGCAGGTGACAGTGTCCTCTGGGGGAATGCTGGTGCAGAAGTTGAGCACCCTCGACCTGCAGTGGGAGCGGGCGGCCTTCGACGGCACCATGGTCTACGCGCAGAACAAGGTGAGTGTAGGGTGGCCCCGATGCTCTTTCCTCGTGCCCACCTGGGTCCTTTGCCAAGGCGGCCGGCTCTGTGTCACTCATCCACTGGGGTGTGGCGGGTCCCACTCGAGGTGAATCCTCTGCTGACTGCTCCCCCCCTGGGAGAGGCCCCGAGACGGCCACTCTTCTCCAGGGTGCCTGCAGACCCACAACATGTGCCGAGACCCCCCAAACATGAGTCTGAGAGGGAGTCGGTACCCACACATCTCagaggaggaaagggggtggGCAGGCATCAGCATTAGACACTCGGGCCTGAAGCCAGCCAGGTGACGGGGGAGGACCTCAGGTCCACCCTGCGTCATGGCAAGTGTCAACACAAGCCAGATCTCGGCTCATGGCCGCACACTTCAAAAACCCCTGCCAGTATCTGCTTGGCCCCGTCAGGGTGGCAGGTAAGTGGTCTACGGCTGAGCCACACTTCCTGCCCTGCTCCCGGCCCCACCTTTCAAAAGCTggcttggggactggagagagagtccgGTGGGTACTATGGCACTGGCCCTGcgtgcacctgacctgggtttgattcccagcatcccgtgcggtctcctgagcaccaccaggggtgattcctgagtgcagagccaggagtaacccccccccccctccccgagtaCTGTACTGCCAggtggtgtggcccaaagaacaaaagaaaaagaagccggTTTGGCCCTTCCCtcactgggctgggctggactcCCTCACTTGATTGTGTGTGACCCAGCGCCCCCCACCTCGGCCCCATCTGGGGGAACATCCCTCCAGtgccccctggcactgccccacgTCTGCTCTCACGCAAAACCCCATGGCTTGCTTCTCCCGAGCAAGAACCCAAGGTTGGCAGGATTATGTGGCTGTGCGGGATgagccccgcagtgctcagggctggagctggggcgTCCTCCGCAGCATGGGGCCAGCCCCCCTCGGCTGAGGGTGGAGTGCGGGTGTCCGTGGGGGAGACCATCTGCCACCTGCCGTGTCTGGAAGCATGGCGAGCACGCTGCCCCGGCCTGGGTGGACTGTGCACATGCTAGGACATGCTTCCAGGACACACGGGCCCtgcccacctccagcctgcctggCCTGGGCAGTGTGTGACTTGTGGGAGGGGAAGACTCAGGCCCGGGGACTCTGattcccagggtgggggtggagtgcaCGGGGAGTGGGTGCACGGCTCAGGAAGTCCAGGCGGCCGTGGGTGGCTCTTGGTGGGACCTCACCGCACCAGCCCCGCAGATGCTGTGGAAACGCCCCCTGCTGAGTGCCCTCCACCCTCCGCAGCGGCAGCAGGTGGTCATGACGGAGCAGTGGGCCCGTGTGCACCCCACCATCCACTTCTCGGCCATGCACCCTGGCTGGGCTGACACCCCAGGTAGGTGGGACCCTTGAATTCCCCCGCACCTTCCCTGGGCTCATCGGGAACTACCGGCTCTCCCGAATTCCAGCCAGAGCAGGCTGTGGGGAGGTGGACAGGGGAACTCTCGAGTttctgtgggtgtggggggggcagctGGTTTGCTCCGTGCCGGGCTGGGGCAGCACCAGGCTCCCCTGATTCAGGGGAACACTGCACCCCCCCAGGACGAATGACAGGGacatccccctccccactgcagggtacatggaggggagaggagtgggatGATGGCAAAGCTTCCGGGGTGCAGGAAGGAGTGGAGGGCTCCTGcagcctgccccgcccctccccaaccccccgaTGTGCCTGTGACTCACCCTCCCAGGCTGAAGGGGAAAGAAATGCCCAGGGCAGGGAGCACTTTCAAGAGTGCCTGACTGGGGCCGCTCTCTGGAGGCAGCTCAGGGATATATGTGTATCACTTGAGGGCACATTTAGAGATCCTCTGTCCCCAAGCACGGCAGCTGTGACAGGCAGAGTGAGGGCCCTCGGCGGAGCAGCCCTGCGCCCAGGGTGCAGAGAGCGAGGTGGGGGCCTCAGAGGGTGGTGCTCACTGGGACGGAGTCTTGGGACAAGTCTCCTGTGGCCTTACCGGAGCAGACAGAGCCTTGGGGACGATTCATGGGCCCTGCTGCGCCGTAACCATGACCACCCAGCAGCCCAGCCAGGTTCCCACCAGGCTCTTGGCCTGGTGCTCCCCAAGAACAGGAAGGGCCTGAGTGCTCCACTCCACCTTGGGCACCGCCATCACCTCAGCACCTTGaggtcactgtcccctccccacccgtgTCCCCAACCTATGTCCTCACCCGTGTCCTGTCCTCCCCACCCGAGTCCCGTCCTCCCCATGCCCCATCCTCCCCGTGTCCCATCTTCCCCACTGGTGCCCCGTCTTCAtttgcccccgcccctccccgtgtCCACGTCTTCCTCCCTGCAGGCGTGAGGCAGGCCATGCCGGGGTTCCACGCCAGGTTCAAGGACAGGCTGCGCACGGCGGCGCAGGGGGCGGACACTGTGCTGTGGCTGGCGCTGGCTGCCGCCGCCTCCAAGCAGCCCAGCGGCCTCTTCTTCCAAGGTGACTCCTGGGTCCCAGGGCAGCCACACTCCCCTGCAACTGCCTTCGGCTCCAGCCGGGGGTCTCTGGGCGGACCCTGCTCCCTGGGGCACTTGGGGTGGCAGTGGGGAGCCCCCCTGCACTTCCCCTTCTGGGAGGGGCGAGTTCTGAGGAGGCGGTGGGCTGGGTGCTGCCCTCGGGGGCGAGGGCGGTGGAGCCAGCCCAGAGCTGCGCCTCAGGCTCTCCCCCAGGGTCCAGCATCCGGGAGTGGAACTGCAGGGCCTGTGCAGCACCACGTCCTTCCTGGAGGCTGGGCTCTAACGGGCCAGACACGGCCTCTGGCTCTGACCCCTCCCCAGTACCCCTGCCAGCCCAGGTGGGCTGCTGGAAGCTGTCAGGGCACCTCCTCACCTGCCTGCTCCTACCCACTCTCTCGCCCTCCACTCTTCCAGACGGCATCTGGGTCCCCGTGTGGCCCCTCTGGGCCGCGCTGAGGCTGAGTGAGACCAGGGCTTGAGGCAGTGCCTGCAGCTGCCCTGCTCACACTTTTGCTCTCCCCATGGCAGATCGGAAACCAGTTCCCAAACACTTGCCGCTTGCAAGAACCTCCTCCTCGCCGGCGGAAGAGGAGAGACTCATGGAAATCCTGGACGAGATGGCTCAGAGGTTTAGATAGGCCAGGCCAGCACAGGGCAGCGCCCGGGCCTCGGGGAACCGGGAGCAGCAGCACTGGGCAGGTGCCTCCTTTGCTGAGAGGAGCCggaagcatctcccatcccgactggttcctccagccatcattttcttagcgatcccttctctattccatctgccttctcccctccgcccgtgaagcagccttccagctatggggcaatccccctgggagacgtgtgccgaaagtagataatggatcatgatgacctctcagtgtctgtgttgcaagccataatgcccagaagtagagagagagtatggggaatattgtctgccatggaggcaggggaaggtgggaaaggggggcatacctgggatattggtgatggggaatgtgcactggtggagggatggtgcttgatcattgtgtggttgtaacccaaacatgaaagcttgtaactatttcacgctgattcaataacatttaaaaaataaaaaataaaagagaggagCTGGAAGCTGTCTCGGAGTAAATggctggggctgggccaggcTTCCTTTCTGTGCACATCTCTGACCGGCCTGCACGTCTGATCATCTTAAAATCCGGACAGCTAAGATGATGGTCATTGTCAAAAGGAAGAGTGGGAGCAGACAGGGCCCTCCTTGCTGTGGGGCTATCCCGGGTCCCGGGTCCCAGGAGGAATGGCTTGTCTCTGCATAAGGCCGGGAGGGGCCTCAATCACACCCCACCCACAGTTGGCCTCGACTGTTCCACCTCTTGGAACAAAACCAACGAGCGGGTTTAGAGTGggactgtaggggctggagcaatagcacagcagggagggcgtttgccttgcacagggccgacctgggttcgattcccagcatcccatatggtcccctgagcactgccaggggtgattcctgagtgcagagccaggattaacccctgtgcatcatcgctgggtatgacccataaagaaaagaaaatggggctggagtgacagcatagcaagtagggcatttgccttgtacgtggccgacctgggttcgatttctctgcccctcttggagagctaccgagagtatcccacccacaaggcagagcctggcaagctccccgtggcgtattcgatatgccaaaaaacagtaacaacaagtctcacaatggagacattactggtgcccgctccagcaaatcgatgagca
The nucleotide sequence above comes from Sorex araneus isolate mSorAra2 chromosome 1, mSorAra2.pri, whole genome shotgun sequence. Encoded proteins:
- the DHRS12 gene encoding dehydrogenase/reductase SDR family member 12 isoform X3, whose product is MSEPRAQPGVAPKQNTSATKHALRIAFIQHGAFGQVEKNTFSKHPLPPVRSGYEAAAQHFSPEDLDVQVSGRAFLVTGANSGLGKATALEIAKRGGTVHLVCRDAARSEAAQTEILRESGNQNIFLHIVDLSDPKEIWKFVENFKQEHTLNVLINNAGCMVNKREITEDGLEKNFATNTLGIYILTVALIPVLEKAQDPRVVTVSSGGMLVQKLSTLDLQWERAAFDGTMVYAQNKMLWKRPLLSALHPPQRQQVVMTEQWARVHPTIHFSAMHPGWADTPVPSSPCPILPVSHLPHWCPVFICPRPSPCPRLPPCRREAGHAGVPRQVQGQAAHGGAGGGHCAVAGAGCRRLQAAQRPLLPRSETSSQTLAACKNLLLAGGRGETHGNPGRDGSEV
- the DHRS12 gene encoding dehydrogenase/reductase SDR family member 12 isoform X1, yielding MVPCIPLGVIPEHRAMSEPRAQPGVAPKQNTSATKHALRIAFIQHGAFGQVEKNTFSKHPLPPVRSGYEAAAQHFSPEDLDVQVSGRAFLVTGANSGLGKATALEIAKRGGTVHLVCRDAARSEAAQTEILRESGNQNIFLHIVDLSDPKEIWKFVENFKQEHTLNVLINNAGCMVNKREITEDGLEKNFATNTLGIYILTVALIPVLEKAQDPRVVTVSSGGMLVQKLSTLDLQWERAAFDGTMVYAQNKMLWKRPLLSALHPPQRQQVVMTEQWARVHPTIHFSAMHPGWADTPVPSSPCPILPVSHLPHWCPVFICPRPSPCPRLPPCRREAGHAGVPRQVQGQAAHGGAGGGHCAVAGAGCRRLQAAQRPLLPRSETSSQTLAACKNLLLAGGRGETHGNPGRDGSEV
- the DHRS12 gene encoding dehydrogenase/reductase SDR family member 12 isoform X2, whose translation is MVPCIPLGVIPEHRAMSEPRAQPGVAPKQNTSATKHALRIAFIQHGAFGQVEKNTFSKHPLPPVRSGYEAAAQHFSPEDLDVQVSGRAFLVTGANSGLGKATALEIAKRGGTVHLVCRDAARSEAAQTEILRESGNQNIFLHIVDLSDPKEIWKFVENFKQEHTLNVLINNAGCMVNKREITEDGLEKNFATNTLGIYILTVALIPVLEKAQDPRVVTVSSGGMLVQKLSTLDLQWERAAFDGTMVYAQNKRQQVVMTEQWARVHPTIHFSAMHPGWADTPVPSSPCPILPVSHLPHWCPVFICPRPSPCPRLPPCRREAGHAGVPRQVQGQAAHGGAGGGHCAVAGAGCRRLQAAQRPLLPRSETSSQTLAACKNLLLAGGRGETHGNPGRDGSEV
- the DHRS12 gene encoding dehydrogenase/reductase SDR family member 12 isoform X11 — its product is MVPCIPLGVIPEHRAMSEPRAQPGVAPKQNTSATKHALRIAFIQHGAFGQVEKNTFSKHPLPPVRSGYEAAAQHFSPEDLDVQVSGRAFLVTGANSGLGKATALEIAKRGGTVHLVCRDAARSEAAQTEILRESGNQNIFLHIVDLSDPKEIWKFVENFKQEHTLNVLVTVSSGGMLVQKLSTLDLQWERAAFDGTMVYAQNKRQQVVMTEQWARVHPTIHFSAMHPGWADTPVPSSPCPILPVSHLPHWCPVFICPRPSPCPRLPPCRREAGHAGVPRQVQGQAAHGGAGGGHCAVAGAGCRRLQAAQRPLLPRSETSSQTLAACKNLLLAGGRGETHGNPGRDGSEV
- the DHRS12 gene encoding dehydrogenase/reductase SDR family member 12 isoform X7, translated to MVPCIPLGVIPEHRAMSEPRAQPGVAPKQNTSATKHALRIAFIQHGAFGQVEKNTFSKHPLPPVRSGYEAAAQHFSPEDLDVQVSGRAFLVTGANSGLGKATALEIAKRGGTVHLVCRDAARSEAAQTEILRESGNQNIFLHIVDLSDPKEIWKFVENFKQEHTLNVLVTVSSGGMLVQKLSTLDLQWERAAFDGTMVYAQNKMLWKRPLLSALHPPQRQQVVMTEQWARVHPTIHFSAMHPGWADTPVPSSPCPILPVSHLPHWCPVFICPRPSPCPRLPPCRREAGHAGVPRQVQGQAAHGGAGGGHCAVAGAGCRRLQAAQRPLLPRSETSSQTLAACKNLLLAGGRGETHGNPGRDGSEV